The genomic segment TTCTTAATCTTTTCCCTATATGACTTTTGAAAACCTACTTTCAGATATAAAAGTAGTCGAAGTGATTTGCAGCTGAAGAGCAAAGCAGATGAAAGCAGTGAATTAGAAAATTGTGGGCCAGTACAAAAGGTGGGCGACAAGCCAATCGTTCCTTGTGGCCTTGTTGCATGGAGTATGTTTAACGACACATATAGTTTTTCTGTAAAAGGCAAGGTCTTGATAGTCAACAAAATGAACATAGCATGGGAAAGTGACAAGGAGGGTAGATTTGGATCCGATGTGTATCCAAAAAATTCCCAGACTGGGGATGTGATTGGAGGTGCAACACTGAATTCGAGCATACCTGTATGTATATTCCTCCTCTGTGTGACCTGAAAGAATATTTTAAGGTTTTTGATTCGTCATTATGAGTAATAGCCGTTGTTGGTTCTGCACATAACAGTTAAGTGAACAAGAGGACCTTATAGTTTGGATGCGGCCAGCAGCACTGCGGAATTTTAGAAAACTTTATGGAAGGATAGATGTTGACCTTGAAGCTAATGAGgaaattaaagttgaaataaaGAACAATTATAACTCATATGGTTATGGGGGCGAGAAGTTGCTAGTCCTTTCTACCACAAGTGCATTTGGAGGGAAAAATAAGTTCCTTGGCATTGCATATCTAACTGTTGGTGGATTTAGCTTTGTCTTCGCCATAGTCTTCGCGATTATTCATCGCTTCAAGCGAAGGTGAGTTAAATGGTCCAAAGTCTTTATTCATCAGCGTGAATGAATCCAGATAAATATTGTTGCAGAAAATTCTTTGCCAGTTTAGTTGATCAGTAATGCTATTATGAGTTGAATTTCCTCCGTTTTCATGCTAGAACGTGCTAGATCAAGTTGAGCTCCAAGCAGGACTTGGAATTTCCTAGgaataaaattatttacttATAAGTTTGTGTTTGATTCTTGTTTTAACTTCTTTTTGTGTCTGCTCTTTCTGCAGGGATATTGGGGATACTGCATACTTGTCTTGGAACAGATCTCCAGTaggatattatataaaataagagCGTTTATTAGGGCATCAAAGCATTCACTAATTAATCCATCCAACCTCTCGGAATATCCCCGGAATAGGCTTCATTGCGGTATCAGTCTTCTGCATATTTTGTGTGCAAGAGCTTCCACTGACAGAAGGATTCAAGATGGATTCGCAAGCATCATCAAGTTGGATTGAAATATTTTCGTGGTCAAACATACTTTGCGAGTAACAAATTCTATACCTTTTGGACCTGACACTGAGGGCCATGCTccataattaaaagatttttataaacTTCTGTTGTCATCATCTTTTTCCAGACATTAGTTATCGTTGAGTGATTATGATTTGAGTATGCTTCAAAAACTTAGAAGATTAATATGTTAGTGAAGTAAAGTTCCATCTCGATGATACAATTCTCTGTTCCCTTACAcacatttcattttcattttttaccacattaaaatcaagaaagagcaCAAAGCCGATTCTGATGGAGCTGCAAATAGGAGCAATATTCGATTATTTATATGTTTAGCTTATAGTCACATTTATCCCTTCATGGAGATGGCAAAGAAGCTCTCAAAGAGAAACATCTAGATTTATCTCTGTTCAACACCCCTGCTAATATtggtcaaattaaagaaaaaagaacatccTCCAATAGAACTTGAAGAACTCAATTTTCCATCATTGAAGCCCTTGATATGTCAAGCTGTAGCTTCTCCGAGATGTTGACTACATTAAAGCCAGATTTGCTCATTCCAGATTTCTTCAGCCATGGGTTCTGGCAGAGGCTTTATCGCTCAATATTGTGACCGTTCAGTTCATGGTTAGTGGCACCATGCTGTATTTTCTTCAGCTCAGCGCCTTGAGAAATCAGGAGATACTCTTCTTCTCTTGCTGTCTAATTACATACATGTGATCATGAAAATGATAACATTACCCTTAAAAGAACGGATTCTTCGATGTCCGAAAGTGTCCTCTTATCTAATGTTGATTAGAAGTCTTAAAAAGAAccaaggaaaataaaagtaGCCATGAAGAAGGTTGTGCTAGTTTATCCACTTGTTCAAGACCTTAGTGAAGAACAGAACTCACAGAATGGCTTGACAAGAAAGACCCATCTTCAATCTCTGTTTGTATCATCTTGCTGTAAGTGTTATATGTCCAGGAAGGACAGAGAAGAGCTGCTAGCACTTGCCCTACAGCTTAGCAATGTTTTTTATACGGGTTTTCCTCAGGGAATGCAAATAAGTGCAGAGAAGCATTTCCTGAGGGATAGTTGGAGGAAAGGGATTAATCATTGGCAACTAAATTAACACAGCATTTTCCTGTCTTCACGATGAAGTTTTAAGACCTGAAACTTGTTCTGCTTTAAAGGGAACAGAAAGAACATATAATACagagcctctttttttttttctgtgtatatttcaatataacaaaagaaaagaattagcGACACCGTTTAACGTGGAACAAAAAGAACATTTAAGTAATAAATGTCAACTAttcaaagtattttgaaaaattaatggttaaattataaaaatatatgtataattcagcattttaattgataattaacttaatatttaGCATTATAAATTagaatcataaataatttaaccTTCACTTTATCGAAGTAAACTCTttataatgagaaaaatatcAACACATCTACTAGTTAGTTAAGAAAACAGGAtgatttctttaaatattattgtaattgttaatttatagaaatatttattttaaattaaaaaattataggccAATAAAACTAGACTCACGTGCCTTGCTTAGGCACGTGTgtgttttgtattgtgatagtttttatggttgtggtttgaaaaaaattgttttataaaaagtatttttagttgaggttagtttgatatttatatatgtttggttaaaactgaaGTTGAatttgaggttgaacaaaaaatagtttaatgtgattggttaaaaaattgctttttaaattgaggttataaaataatatatatatatatatatatatatatatatattgatggttttgaatttaaatattgtagatttaactattgttattacatcatgaaataaataatactttatataaaatattttttattgttcaattaaactatctacaatttcatcacgtatgaaatacatccgacaaggactacagtttcctTGGTTTCTCGCGCAATAAcattaggtaaaatataatcaggaacaaaattagaattgcgatcaaattcttcaaatgttacgtcattaattaaaaacaaaaaaaataaattttaattttttttactaggtcGGACCCGATTCAATGCATTTAGCTTTGGACCAGACTCGGTCCCACCGGAATCATGcaccactgttcacgtgaacagtgtaGCATGGTTCAGCGTTTTCATCCGCGCAAAGCAACTCCTAGCTGCTTTCCTTCCCCCTGCGTTTCAAACGCAAAAACACTGTGGGACCCATGAACAGTGaactgtgtttttttctttaccaaaaaGGTTGCATCTGCGttttaaacaaaacacaaacGCAATCACATTACCAAACGACGTCTAAGAAAGAAAGGGTAGGCGTAAATGGGCCAAGACCTAGTGCCTTTAGACCTAGCCAAGACATGCAAGCCTACACCCCAAACATTAAGTTGGCAACGCGTTGTTcgcttaatataaaaaagtagcAGTTGACTACACATCTTATTCTATAACACTTTGTAGAGGATTACACatcattttttgtaatattttataaCGGATTACGAGTTGTctagaaaaaatatcatgtgTTACAATAATTTTATAGCATCAAAAAATACGAGCTTGACTTTTGTTTTACCCaaatatctcatttttttagcctattttagacaaaaacaatacttttaaaatatcttagAAATCTAAATTATCTCATTCCAAACCTCAAATACCTAAAAATCACTCCAAAATCAAGAATCAAACtagatttagaaaatctttACAACTCctaatctactttttttttaaaaaaaaatgttaattataatGGGAGAAAAAAGAACATTTAATGAATAAATGTTAATTATACAAGATATTCTGAAAAACTAAtagttaaattataaaaatatatgtataattcaacattttaaatcataatcaactttacatttaacattttaaattataaccataaataatttaatattcacAGTATGGAACGAAACTCTCCACAATGCGAGAAACATCTACACATCTACTAGTTAATtaagaaatccttttttttttcagttaaaaCTTGGTTGTATGCCCATGCGACATTATAGGGTTATTTTTAaagctaatttttatttaattatatgatgattaaaataaacatttatatgAGTTTGACATATTTAAACTgtataagagaaaaatatatttttttaaattaaagaaaacattctttatttatgcttttttttaatgaaaaacaccTTCTTTTATTAAGAATGTTGTTTTTGATAAACTGTTGAAGTATTCCAAGTTGTTagggctttttatttttaagatcactTCTAACTATGTTGAATAATTCCTCATGTACTTGAGGAACAAGTTTTTGCTTTTCTATTTAAAGTAATCAATCACGATTGTATCCTGTAAAATTGTGGGTTTGTTATTTCCTTTTTCATCTTAGTGTAAGGCTATTTATTAGATACAATAGCTGTTCAATTACTAAGAATTATCGATCTTTTTTTTGATTCTAACATTTGGTATCAAAGCATCATCACGGGGCTTGATCAAAGTTTGCAATACAGGTACTAGAGTGAAGAAACACAGATACGGCATCAGAGAATAGCTTTGTACAACCTATTATCCCACGGTTTGATGGTCATTACGACCATTGGAGTATGCCAATAGAGAACTTTTTGCGTTCTAAAGAATATTAGAACCTGATAGAGATGAGAATCACTACTGGAGCACAAGAAAAGGATCTCAGTGATTAACAAAAGAAGGTCATTGATGATCAAAGATTGAAAGATCTAAAGGCTAAGAATTACATGTTCCAAACTATTGATCGCTTAATACTGGAGACCATCTTAAAGAAGGATACTGCAAAGGTTATATAGGACTCCTTGAAGCAAAAATATCAAGGCACAACACATGTAAAATGTGCTCAATTGCAAGCTCTTCGCAAAGAGTTTGAAGTGCTGCATATGGAGACTCGAAGAACTCTCATCATAGCTAATGAGATGAGAATTCATGGGGAGAAAATGGATGACGTTGTAATGATTGAAAAGATTTTGAGGTCTATGACGTTAAAATATGATTACATTTTATGTTCTATTGAGGAATCAAATGATCTTGACACCTTGTCCATAGACGAGCTTCAAAGCAGTCTTTTGATGCATGAACAAAGAATCAGCCAGCATATGGTAGATGAGCAAGCCCTTCAAATCAATCATGGACCCTAACAAGGAGGTAGAGGTGAAGGCCGAGGCACTTACTGTGGAAGAGGAAGGGGTAGGTTTGAGTTTGAAAAATCTAGCAAGGAGTGCTACAACTGTCATGATTTAGGTCACTTTTAATAGGAATGCCCTAAGAGAGCCAAGGAACATACAACAAAGTATAGAAGCAAAAGAAGAGATATTGTTGATGACACTTGTGGATTCCAAAGAGGCTACATCTAAGCATATTTGGTTTCTTGATTCTGGCTATAGTAATCATATGTGTGgcaacaaaaacatgttttgtgaTCTTGATAACAGCTTTAGAGAATCAGTGAAGCTGGGCAATGATTCAGGGCTTATAGTACAAGGCAAGGGTATGGTTCGATTGGAGGTAAATGGGATTGTGTTTATGATCACATGAGTATTCTATGTATTAGATTTGAAGAACAATTTATTAAGCATCGGTCAGTTGCAAGAAAAGGGGATAGTAGTGTTTATCCAACATGGAAAATGCAAAATCTTTCACTATAAGAAAGGTTTAATAATTGAAACTAAGATAACACATAACATAGTGTTTACTATGATCAAGCAAACCTTTGGCATTGTCGATATGGACATCTTAGTTGGAATGGACTCAAAGTGCTTCAACAAAAGAACATGGTGAAAGGGCTACCTCAGTTTAGAGCCTCTCAAAAAGTGTGAAGATTGTTTGGTAAGAAGGCAACATCGTGATCCATTTCCCAACAAAAGCATATGGAAAGCCTCTAATATTCTTCAGTTGGTACACGCAAATACATGTGGACCAATCAACCTAATCTTTAACAGCAAGAGAAGGTATCTCCTTACCTTCATGGAagattttagcataaaaatttgggtttattttttagtggaaAAGTCAGAAGCATTTGATATCTTCAAGTTCTACAAAGCAAGAGTTGAAAAGGAAACTAAGACATTCATTAAGAGTTTTAGAACAGATCGCAGGGGAGAATTCACATCACAGGAGTTCAAAAATTTCTGTAATACAAATGGAATCCATAGACAATTGATAGTTGCTTATACTCAATAAAACGGTGTTGCGGAGAAGAAAAATCATACTATTATAAACATGGTGCGAAGTATGTTGTCAACAAAACAAATTCCCAAAACTTTCTGGCCTGAAGCCGTGAATTGGACTGTGCATGTGCTAAATAGATATCCAACTCTTGCTATGAAAAATAGAACACCTAAAGAGGTATGGAGTGGGCTCAAACCATTAGTGGATTATTTTCGTATTTTTGGATGTGTTTTCCATGTGCATATACCAAACAACAAAAGAGTGAAGCTTGATGCCAAGAGCTTCAAATGCATCTTGCTTGAGGTAAGTGAAGAATCTAAAGCTTATAGGTTATCTGATCctattttcaacaaaataattgtCAGTTGAAATGTAGTGTTTGAAGAAG from the Populus nigra chromosome 1, ddPopNigr1.1, whole genome shotgun sequence genome contains:
- the LOC133683348 gene encoding ALA-interacting subunit 5-like; its protein translation is MAMSPLLEDDTTLFDVNLDGTSTSEGGGYEPIPASKTKSEKPPPYSRFTQQELPACKPIVTPQLVIAAFTLIGIVFFPIGIAALSASNKVVEIEERYDRECIPPIYSNRILQYIQSVGTDKTCTRRLTVPKHMKSPVFIYYQLTDFYQNYRIYKSSRSDLQLKSKADESSELENCGPVQKVGDKPIVPCGLVAWSMFNDTYSFSVKGKVLIVNKMNIAWESDKEGRFGSDVYPKNSQTGDVIGGATLNSSIPLSEQEDLIVWMRPAALRNFRKLYGRIDVDLEANEEIKVEIKNNYNSYGYGGEKLLVLSTTSAFGGKNKFLGIAYLTVGGFSFVFAIVFAIIHRFKRRDIGDTAYLSWNRSPVGYYIK